The Agrobacterium vitis genome has a segment encoding these proteins:
- a CDS encoding ABC transporter substrate-binding protein, with the protein MTKTILHKTIVSTLAATALALGLGSPAMALDEVSYGTNWLAQAEHGGFYQAVADGTYEKYGLKVKIVQGGPNAANQALLIAGKVDFYMGFPLQEMDAVKQGIPLIDVAAMFQKDPQVLIAHPDQGIEKFDDLAKLDTIFMGKDGYATYFEWMKKNFKGFKDEQYKPYTFNPAPFLANKKSAQQGYITSEPYEIEQQGGFKPKLFLLADNGYSSYATMITTTQSMVDKKPDVVQRFVDASIEGWYKYLYGDNKAANALIKKDNPEITDTQIAFSIDKMKEYGIVESGPTLDKGIGCMTDERYKAFFDTLVQIGVVDAKLDYHKAYTTKFVCKGVGLNLKK; encoded by the coding sequence ATGACGAAAACCATACTGCACAAGACAATTGTCAGCACGTTAGCTGCAACCGCCCTGGCCCTTGGCCTCGGCAGCCCCGCCATGGCGCTGGACGAGGTCAGCTACGGCACCAACTGGCTGGCCCAGGCCGAGCATGGCGGCTTTTACCAGGCCGTGGCCGACGGCACCTATGAAAAATACGGGTTAAAGGTGAAGATCGTCCAAGGTGGCCCGAACGCGGCCAACCAGGCGCTGTTGATCGCCGGCAAGGTCGATTTCTACATGGGCTTCCCGCTTCAGGAAATGGACGCCGTCAAGCAGGGCATTCCGCTGATCGATGTCGCCGCCATGTTCCAGAAGGACCCGCAGGTGCTGATCGCCCATCCCGATCAGGGCATCGAGAAATTCGATGATCTTGCCAAGCTCGACACGATCTTCATGGGTAAGGATGGCTATGCCACCTACTTCGAGTGGATGAAAAAGAATTTCAAGGGCTTCAAGGACGAGCAGTATAAGCCGTACACCTTCAACCCGGCGCCATTCCTCGCCAACAAGAAATCTGCCCAGCAGGGTTATATCACCTCCGAGCCTTATGAGATCGAACAGCAGGGCGGCTTCAAGCCGAAACTTTTCCTGCTGGCCGACAATGGCTACAGCTCCTATGCGACGATGATCACCACCACCCAGTCCATGGTCGACAAGAAGCCGGATGTGGTGCAGCGCTTCGTCGATGCCTCGATCGAGGGCTGGTACAAGTACCTCTACGGCGACAACAAGGCCGCCAATGCGCTGATCAAAAAAGACAATCCGGAAATCACCGACACCCAGATCGCCTTCTCCATCGACAAGATGAAGGAATACGGCATCGTCGAATCCGGCCCGACCCTGGACAAGGGCATCGGCTGCATGACTGACGAACGCTATAAGGCCTTCTTCGATACCCTGGTCCAGATCGGCGTCGTTGATGCCAAGCTGGATTACCACAAGGCCTACACGACCAAGTTCGTCTGCAAGGGCGTCGGCCTTAACCTGAAGAAGTGA